The sequence below is a genomic window from Phaeodactylum tricornutum CCAP 1055/1 chromosome 14, whole genome shotgun sequence.
CAACCAAAGCGCGCCAATCGATTCAATCGCAACCGGACAAAATCCACTGGGAGCACGCGGCGGCCTTTCGTGATCATCCCTACCGACTACTGCACCACCAACGCGGTTTGATCGGAGTAGTACGGGTTcgcttgttggaagcaaccGATCTGAAACGTTCGTACTGGTCTCCGCTCGCACTAGGTCCGGTCAAGCACTTGGGATTGAGCAAAGCACATGGACAGGTTTCTAGCTTTTGTGCCTTTCATCTCGGTTTTGCTCCCTCCGACCCCGAGGCTGCCACGTACGCGACAGCAACGTCCGTCGGTTTCAACAAAAAACCCGCCGCCAAACCCAAAGATGTTCCGCCCACACGGGTACTGAAGAGTCCCGTAGTGCCGGCCAACGACAATCCAGTCTGGGAAAATTGTCAGTTCGAATTTCCCCTCCGCAAAGGCGCCATGCCGTCCGACGGCATGCGGGTGCACATTCACGTTAGTGTCGAAGAAGACGGGACGGCCATGGAACATTTCCTACCGGGAGTCTCGTCCCAACGTACACGCATGCTGGGATTGGGCAGTTTGGACGTCACCGAACTATGCTTGGGCGAAACGGCCTCGGGACAATTGTTGCCGGGGGTCCAAGATGCGTGGATTCCCATTTCCCTCAAGGGACAAGAAATTCCTGATTTGGACCGGTCGAATCGGGACGACCCTTTGGCACAACCCGTTACCAAGCCGGCCCCCTCAACCGCAACGGGTGTCTTACGGGTGTTGGTTTCGTATACTCCGTTGGGTCTCGATCCTCAGCCTAAGGATATTATAGCGTTGGAGGCCTTTGCGCGTCGCAATCCCCTCTCCAGCTCGTGCAGACCCCTTATCCCACCTCTCATGCCAATGACGGTACTCGAGCGCCGCGGCCAGTACCTGCTGGCGGAATACGTTGCGAGCGACCAACGCAAGGCCTGCGTCCGATTGCACCGGAACGCGGTCTTTGTCGTGGAACGACAAAACCTCGTCGACGCCGCACACAATCTCGCCCTGTTGCCTGCCGACGTTTGGATGTCCACGCCCGTGGGACGCAAAATGGGGGAAATCGCCGGACCTGTCGTCGCGGCGTCCCGGGAATTGCTACTGCCGGCCTTTTACAGCTTCAAACTAGTGTGGGTGGCCGTGCGGACCACCACGCTGGCGAGCATGTCGGGAGTACGAGCTTTGGGGTCCACACTTTGGCAAGAAGGATCCTCGTCCCTGATTGTCGGTCAGCAACAGTCGAGGGATTCGTACAGGGAGCACGAGCAAAGAGAGCGGAAAGTGGCCACGGCACAGTTTGTGCATTTGTAGACTGGACAACCAGGTACCTTCTGACCGTTCTCAAACCGTTCACTTGTAGAGGGCGGAACAATGCAGAGGGCGAATAGGCTACAGGATTGATTAACAATAAAAAAACTACACATTAGGCTTTTTCCTGAGCGAGAAAGGAAAGGTGGATGGGTCTAAAACTAAGGACTTTCTAGACTCCCGAGGATTTGGGGGAAGTGCTTGACATTTCTACCAAGCCTCACGAAATGACACAGCAACtgttcgttttcttggcTTGCTTGTAAAACATCTTTGATTGTGCTGACAGGTCATTGGACTTGTCAACGAGGGAATCCAGTTTCACACCACGTTCCAAAACAGAATCAATCGTTTTGTGCAAAATTTGCGTCGTTTCGTCCAAGTCCTTTTGAATTTTGGTCACTTTATCGGCTTCCGCCGGATTTTGGTATTTCTGCAAGTATTCTTCCGCTTTGGTGAAAACGACGGATTCCGGGGTAGTGACTGTTTTCCAGGAGTCACCGTGTTCATTGGTAAAGTCTTCGAGCAATTGACCCAGCAGTACAAACGCAACGCGGGCGGGGTATTCCTGATCCGTCGTAACGGTGCCACCGAGACCGTCGGCGCGTACATAGCAGTGCACAACGTAGCCTTCGTGCTCGACTGATTGGCGTTGACCTGGTTCCGTGCGTTTGGTAAAGGTTTTTGTCAAGAACATGAGCATCTCTTTGACGGACTGCACACGGAGTACGAAAGAAAGCAGTGGAAAGTTGTGTCAGAATTGGGTAAAAGTGAGCAAGCTGAGGGACCGTCCGCAGCAACGTCCCTTTCTTCACCTCTAAAGTTCAAGGAACATCAACGCACTACGAGAAATGATGACTTTTCAAAAATATCAACGGAGGGTGTGCACAAGTAGACATACCTGTCGCTGAAAGAAACCAAAGCTCGACAGGTCATTCGATACAGTCAAAGGAATCGGTTCGTTCAGGTCCGAACCCGTCCGGACAACTGCAAGTCCAACTACTTtcattctctttttcaaggCGGCGATTCGGAACAAATACTGTGAAAGAGACAAGAATGGTTGGGTTGAATGAGGTTGCTGTGGGCTCACTGTGAGTGCAacggactgtgaattgaCGATGGGTAGCTCGTGAGTACGCCTTTGGAACCCCGGTGGTTCCGTTCGTGTTCCCGGAGAGACTGTTATCGTCGGCAGCGGCCGAACGACACCGAACAAAAGTCGGCCGGAGTCGAGTCGTCCTGTCCCGTCCCGTGAGCAGCGTCAAACGGTACTCATTCCCGTGTAGGGATTCTGCCGACGGATAGTAGTAGCGACACAAAATATAGTTTACAAAACCGTTGTTTACAGGTAACAGTCAATTTGCACTTCTCGTTGGTCTCCTCCGTCTGGCCGGGCTCGGAAAataactgactgtgagatacTTTCCGAACGAAATGAAGATGACCTCGACGCACGGCACCAAGGCTGGGATAGCATGGCCATGGAGGCCCAGGCTTTTCTCTTCGTAAAGAGGGCTTCCCACACATCCATCCCAGAGAAAGTCATAGAAACGGATCCTCTTTCGATTGTCAATTGAAAGAACTGATCTACACAAGTATGCTAGAGTCTTTGACGATATTTGCCAAAGGAGGCTTGGTTTTGTACCAATACGTTGCGAACCCGTCACTTCTTGGAGCATCGGATGCGGAACAGTTTACGCAACAATCTCTCAATGAACTCATAAGCACCGTCATCCTCGACCCAGCTTCCTCCAACAAGACATTCCACATCAAAGAACGGGTGACGTTCTGTTGGCTGGACAACCCGGACAAGTATGTGATTGCGATTTATCCCGATATCATGTTCGAAGGTCCGCGCGAATATCTTAAAACATGGGTACAAGGCTTACTCCAATCGACGCTTCACGAGTACAGTCTATTGGAGAAGTCGGTGGTATACACATTACGGCCGGATCCGGCACTTTTCGATCCGACGTTTCAGGTGTTGCTCAAACAATCCAAAGGCGAAAAGGCGACCGGTACGACGGCCATGACGGCAGCCCATTCCAGCATAGaatcaacagcaaaagaCAGTGACGCCAGGAAAAAATCTGGCAAAGAAAAGCGGACTTGGCACGATGGAAAGGGTAAAGTAACAGCGGAAGCCATGGCCGAACTCGACATGTCCAAACAAACCGCAGGGGATCCCAAAGACGGTGAAAGTCGGGCACTGGCTGAAGCCCGCGCTGCGTATTTACCGACCGATGATGACCTCGAAGAAGAATcggtggaagaaaaagtggaTGAAAAAAGCTGGGCATCCTCCGTCACGGGCCTAATGCAATCCTGGACTGGAAACAAGACGTTGAGTGATGCGGATTTGGATCAGCCACTCAAGTCTATGGAACAACTTTTGACGAGTAAAAATGTAGCCCGGGAGGTGGCACACGAACTTTGCTTAGGCATACGTGGGAAACTTGAAGGAAAAAAGCTGAATTCTCTGTATCGTGTGCAAACGGCGGTAAGGCAGGCTTTGGAATCGACTTTGACCAAAATGCTTAAAATGCACGTGGACTTGCTGCGAAACACAATGTCCAAACGAGGTGACAACTCTTTGTTCAAAATGAGCAAACGTGCTCCCTATGTCATTGCGGTAGTCGGGATCAATGGGGTGGGTAAGAGCACCTCGTTGGCCAAATTGGCATATTATTTCAAGCAGAACGGTTGCTCTCCATTATTAGTGGCGGGTGACACATTTCGTTCCGGCGCTGTCGAACAACTCAAAGTTCACGCTTCTTGCCTAGACATTCCTATGTATTCACAAGGATATTCCAAGGATCCATCAATAGTTGCAAAGGCAGCCATTCAGCACGCTACGGAAGAAAATCATGATGTCGTACTGATCGATACTGCGGGACGCATGCAAAATAATGTTCCACTTATGAAAGCCTTGGGCAAGTTGGTCACAGAAAATAAACCAGATTTTGTAATTTTGGTTTGCGAGGCTCTGGTAGGCCATGACGGCTTGTCGCAATTTACGATGTTCAAACAGGCGCTTGGGATCCGAGGTATTGACGGTCTGATATTGACAAAGTTTGATACAGTTTCGGACAAGGTTGGCGCGGCATTGACTTTAACACACCAAACCGGAGCTCCTATCATCTTTTGCGGAACTGGTCAAAAGTACCATCACCTGAAGAAGCTCAGCGTGACGTCTGTAATTCAAAGTCTTTTTGCGTCCTAAACCAATCTCTGAAGTTGACGCTACAACAATTTAGTATGTTAACTCGCAGTGTGATTGTTAGAACCAATATCTTTGGAGTAGAATGGCAAGAAGCCAAAAGGGGATGATAGCGCTTCAGCGCGAATCTCGTCAATTGTAGGCATACCAAAAGGGGGCTGCGCAACGTGTCCGACATTCTCTGCAGGAGAAGCGATGTCCTGTACAATTCTTCGACCAGATTTGCTAAGTGTAACTTTACGCCGATAAGGAATCGTTCCAGGAATTGTGGTGGACTGCAGCACTTTCGGAATATTTACCTCGCTCGCGGTGGCACCATGCTGAAAGATCCATTCCAAGGTTGCAGGAATACTGGAAATGTGTGCTACAAGTACATGCACTCTCTGGCCCGTACTTCCATGTCTGATTTCTGAGCTTGTGTAGTGATGCATATTGGATACGGAGGCCAGACACAGGGCTCTCTTTTCTTTCCCaacaaagctttccaaaaccaACCTACTTGACTCGTTGAATGACAATTCTGAAACCGGGGAAGCGCGTACATGCATACGCGCAGACTCTGGGGCTAAAGACTGATACAGTACTTGAACTTTCTGCATAATT
It includes:
- a CDS encoding predicted protein, coding for MSSKIMGRTASSSSLSEASFDGGSSTYEATKARQSIQSQPDKIHWEHAAAFRDHPYRLLHHQRGLIGVVRVRLLEATDLKRSYWSPLALGPVKHLGLSKAHGQVSSFCAFHLGFAPSDPEAATYATATSVGFNKKPAAKPKDVPPTRVLKSPVVPANDNPVWENCQFEFPLRKGAMPSDGMRVHIHVSVEEDGTAMEHFLPGVSSQRTRMLGLGSLDVTELCLGETASGQLLPGVQDAWIPISLKGQEIPDLDRSNRDDPLAQPVTKPAPSTATGVLRVLVSYTPLGLDPQPKDIIALEAFARRNPLSSSCRPLIPPLMPMTVLERRGQYLLAEYVASDQRKACVRLHRNAVFVVERQNLVDAAHNLALLPADVWMSTPVGRKMGEIAGPVVAASRELLLPAFYSFKLVWVAVRTTTLASMSGVRALGSTLWQEGSSSLIVGQQQSRDSYREHEQRERKVATAQFVHL
- the SybF gene encoding predicted protein (putative synaptobrevin, similar to plant Ykt61) produces the protein MKVVGLAVVRTGSDLNEPIPLTVSNDLSSFGFFQRQSVKEMLMFLTKTFTKRTEPGQRQSVEHEGYVVHCYVRADGLGGTVTTDQEYPARVAFVLLGQLLEDFTNEHGDSWKTVTTPESVVFTKAEEYLQKYQNPAEADKVTKIQKDLDETTQILHKTIDSVLERGVKLDSLVDKSNDLSAQSKMFYKQAKKTNSCCVIS
- a CDS encoding predicted protein; protein product: ASSVTGLMQSWTGNKTLSDADLDQPLKSMEQLLTSKNVAREVAHELCLGIRGKLEGKKLNSLYRVQTAVRQALESTLTKMLKMHVDLLRNTMSKRGDNSLFKMSKRAPYVIAVVGINGVGKSTSLAKLAYYFKQNGCSPLLVAGDTFRSGAVEQLKVHASCLDIPMYSQGYSKDPSIVAKAAIQHATEENHDVVLIDTAGRMQNNVPLMKALGKLVTENKPDFVILVCEALVGHDGLSQFTMFKQALGIRGIDGLILTKFDTVSDKVGAALTLTHQTGAPIIFCGTGQKYHHLKKLSVTSVIQSLFAS